The genome window tcttgccacgtgatctgcttgttcctgctggctgcctgccactttccaccatgagcagaagcagcctgagacctgcACCACATGAAGCTGTCTGaaaattgtgagccaaataagcctctgttatttataaattacccactttcaggtattctgttatagcaggcCAAAAATGGACAATACAGTGTGCCTGTTTTCCTGCTTGAACAAAATATAATGCCTTTAATGacctccttttttttaaaaaaaaaaagatgattgttaaggggatcttaacccttgacttagtgttcttagcaccacactctcccaagtgagctaactggccatccctatatagggatctgaacccatgaccttggtgttatcagcaccacactcccccaagtgagccatgggccagccctaatgACCTCCTTTTAATGTGtgtaaaatatataagaaatataccAAAGTTCTCCTCTGCTCACTTGCAAAATGGGACAAGCTACCGCCACGCATTATtctccttttctctattttctgtgaaacatttttttgtagaagttttaaaGTTGTGGGCTGATTATTAAGCTATTGTCTCTCAGCTCAAATCCCACTCTTTCATACTCAACTTTGTGATGCTGGGGCTAGGACTCTGCAAACTACATTTATCCTTTGTGAGGCAGGTGCtctgttgtattttctttttcttcctttctctctctctctcttctctctttctttctttctttctttctttctttctttctttctttctttctttctttctttctttctttctttctttctttctttctctctctctctctctctctctctctctctctctctctctctctctctctctctctctcccccccttccctccctccctcccttccttccttccttccttccttccttcctggctggtacagagatctgaaccctagaccttggtgttatcaacactacaTTGTAACCATGTGACCTAATTGGCCATATTTTTCTAATAAGGAACCCTAGAGGGTTATTGGAAAGTAGGAGGAAGATAGAAGGGGAtttcctctttcttgtttgctCATAATTTCTGTCAGTATCACTCCAGTAACAGACCTTCATCCTGGCAATAGCAATCGGTTTCAGTTTACAAATTCTCTGGTCTCTTCCAGGACAAGCTCATTGTATCCCCTTGGAGGTGCCAACACCTTCCAGGCAGCCCCCACCTCAATGAGAGGTATGCATCCCAGTTTCTTGGGACACCTACTCCTTGCTCTTAAGGTACAGCACTAGCCAAGTAGCACTCCCTATTCAGAGATCTGCATCCCAGCTCTGCATGGCTCTCTCTCTGAGCTCCTGAGGCACCAGCAGCATACTGGCAACACCTTCTGCTCAGAGATCTGAGGTACAGCTCTGCAGGGCCTCTTCCCCAAGCTTCTAGATTCTGATAATCTCAACCTCTTCCTTTTGTTCCCGGATTCTTAGGCGTGGTAGCTGCCTCCTGATATCTCTGTATTATCTCAAGTTTGCCTTTCTACTTTTTCAAGTTTTCATCTCCTATTTAACTAATTCCCTGCGTTAAATTCTCTGTTGAAATACCTAGTGTGGTTTCAGTTTTCCTGACTGGACCTTGACTCAATCTTTAGGCATAGCTGGGTATTAAATGTGGGTTTACTGGGCTCTAACATTCGTGCTCTTTCCTCCATATTGAACACTCTTCTTAGGTGCTGGCAGCAGCAGTGAAAGTGAAGTGAAGGCTTTGAGGGACTAGATAGAGAATATTaggacagagatttttttttaaaaaaattttaatgttggAGTCATATCTGCATGCTTTGGGCAGTCATGGAAGAGAATAGTGTCTGATCTGGAAAGGAGTAGCTTCCTTAGAATTGCGGATACTCTGACCCTCTGAGTCCCTAATATTTTCCCTAGGGTTATgatatttcattgaattaaatccagaaatatttattgggctTCTTTTGGATGCTTGAAGGTTTTTGTCTGGTGGAGAAGGAGAGTGGTGGAGCAGTAGGGTGTTAGTACTGAGTATATCCTTAGACAAAGAATACCTTGAAGATGAGAGCTGTTTCTTTTCTGAGGCTAGAGAACATGCTTCCTCCATCATTCTGTTGGTTCTTGAAAGACAGCAACCACAACTACTCCATCAGCTTTGGTCAGAAGCACTGCCCTCCTTGTGCCTCTGTCCTTGCACACCAGGAGACTCAAGTCTGGGCAGGATGACTTCTATGGTGTGGCACTCTCCTGTGCTCAGAGACATTGTAAACATGCTTGCTTAttcttctcttttgttctctaCTCCACGTCttcataagaaaaatcaagaaacatgTTTCCCCCCACACATAACATCTGCTAAACTCATTATATGTTGCTACTTTGAAACAGAACTGATGGGAAGCTTGGGACATAACCTGGGAAGATGAAGTATTAAATTAAAGCTATAATTAGGAACTTGCCTGGGGAAAAGGAGAGCAGGCTAGCCCTGATTCCACTATCGTTACCCAGGGACTTTCACCCTCTTTCTGTGCTATCTGTTTTTCACTGGCCTTTTCTGGAGGGTGGGAGACTCTACTGGCTACCTCTTGCTATGTGCTGTGAAACAGTTGTCCTCTGTACTAAAGTGTTCTAGTTTTAAGCTTGAAactcaaaaggaaaggaaaccttCAATTTGAATATGTGGTATAAGGAATAGCCACCTGCAAATAATTTCACTCCTCGATATTTCTCTCACAAATCTCAGTAGCCACATTTTGAcactttggcaattttttttctaagtgtctTCCTATTGTTGTTTAAAATGATTGCTTTCCAATtttgtgttcctttctttcctcatcaTTGTCACCTAATAACCTTGAGTTGCTTTTTACCCATTTTCGTAGAGGACATTGGTtcagtctgtctttccttcctaaCTCTTTCCATTCTCCAGAACTACAGTACAGTTTATTCATATCAATGATCTATTCAACATTTTTGTTTAATGGTTATTTGCCTCCTTCAACACTAGTGACATATTTTCTACCTAGTCCAGGCCACAAATGCTGTAATCATACACTCGATCACCACACAGAAGTACACTACCTCTGAAGTCCTGTATTTTTAGTATCCTTTCCAGCCATCTTATTCCTTCCCCCCCACTACCTCCACTTTTATATCTCATGATGACCTCTAGGCCTTTAACCTTTAGTTGTTCAGAACCCTCCTGTTTTCACTGCTCTTCTTATACTTGGCTGTCAGGCAGCACATTGACCCTCTCGAGTACTCCTGTTTCTCTGCTGTACACCTGTGACAACTGGATGAAAGCAGTGCCTGGACTGCTAAGGGTCTCTGCAGAAACAGCACAACCGTGAAGTTCTGCACCTCTCTTCACTCCTTTCTTTCTGTatcagaagagcagaagaggaaGGTCCCTTCTCTCAAGTATCAGCTTTCCTGCTTCACTCTTGTTCCCATATGGTATGTACTTCATTTAATAGATCATCCCTTGGCTTTCCTCTTAactggctcctcctctccctATTTGcttccattttgcaggtgaggaaactaaagttCAGAAGAATTCCAAGGTTGTCCCACAGTCTCACAACCTGTAAGTGGCTGAGTCAAGAATCgagctcaggtctctctctctctccaagctCCACATTCTCCTCAGCAAAGTTTATCCATATCCACTTCTCTATCTTCCCCTCCATCTACTGCTCTCTATTCGCCCCCATAAACTTCTCCCCATCCGGATCCACTCAGAGTCATTGTGGCTTTATTTCAGTTTCCACCATTCCACTGCTATGAAATTTGTTGACTTATACCTATGTGTTCTCTAAAGTTTCAATCGCATAGAAGCAAGGACCATATCATACTCATCATTGCATCTCCAGGGCCTGAAGAAAGGAACTGCCCTCACTAAAGCAGTCATCAGCATCTGCACATTACTGAGTCAAAGGATCCTTCAGTCCTTGTTTCCTTGAACCATCGGAGGATTTAACATTGCTGACCACTTCAGCATTCTTCACACAGACTCCTCCCCTGGCTTTGGTGAAACCACTCTCACCTTgttttccctctgcctctctgacAACTcccccccagccctctcccccacAAATTTAGCCTTCTGTTTTGTCTTACACATATCTGCCTCTCTTCACTCCTGCTGTCACTAGTCAGGTTCAGGCCACCCTTGTCTCTCCTCTATATTAATGTAACAGTCTCCTAATGGGTCTCTTGGATCCCATGCCTGTCTCCTGTAATCCACACTCTTCTATGACTGCAGAGTGATCATTCCAAAATGCAAATACGATCTTGCCACTTCTTTGCTTTGGATTCTTGAATGGTTACATACTGTGGGAGTGAAAACTCAAACTCCTTATCATGACAGATAATACCTTTTTATCTGGCCTCTGCTTACCCATCCAACTTCGTTCCCCTCCCTACCCCATACTCTCTGTGTCAGGGCAACATGGAATTCCTGGTGAGTTTTCAAGCCTGCTGTGTTTATCCATGCCTCTGTGCCTTTGTCCGTGCTGTTCCTTTTGCCTAGAAAGGGTTTTCTTCTCTCCATATCCTTCTTCCCCAGAAAATACCTTATAATCCTTCAAATTCAACTCGAATTCACCTTCTCTGTGAGATGTTCCTActtttcttgttattattattattattattatttttggcagctggcaggtctgaggatccgaatccttgaccttagtgttgtaacactgcgctctaaccaactgagctaaccaccccACCAATGTTCCTACTTTTAGTGATTGTTGCCTCCTGTATATTCCCAGAGACTTTTGTACATGAAGTTATTATTGAACATAACATCTCTTTACAGCTTGCCAGATCAGGACCTCCTTTAGGGAAGAGACTGACATTTTATTCTTCCCTTGCAATCAGAGTGTTAGCATGatgtataaataataaacatttgacgaatgaataaatgaatgaacaaataaaactcATATGCAGAAGGAAGGTGAGAAAACTTAAAAGCCATAGACAGAAGGTTGCTTTGAAGCTGGTTACTGTTAATTCTGGATGAGtgattatttttcagaaaatggaTATAAGACTCTCAAAGACGAATGCAGTTAGCAAAAATATAGCAGGGATGATGCACTCACCTAATTATCCTCTTCTTACTGGATAGGGAGAGTGACTTTAGGACACAGAAGTCCCAGAGAATCAGCCAGGAAGCTCCCTATGTGAGGTCAGAGCCTGGCACTTCTTGGTGGGGACCTGTACCTGTGTCCTTTGGAAGAGAGTTGACAGTTGCTGCCTGATCTCCTTGGTTCTGGCCCCATAGATGATGGGGTCAACCAGACATGGGAGCAGCAGGTAGAAGGCACTGAGCAGGTTGTGCACATCCTGGGATGCAGTGCGGGCCACACGGTAGACGATGGATGAGGACATGGTGGAGGAGTAGACGGTGAAGATGACCAGCAGGTGGGAACTGCAGGTGTTCAGGGCCTTGGAACGTGCACCACCTGATGAAATCCTGAAGGCGGCGTGGATGATGCGGGAATAGGAGGCTCCCAGTAGGAGCATGTCCAGGACTCTGTTGAAGATGCGGACAGTGAGCCCCACATTCTTGTTCAGGGAGATGTCCCCACAGGAGAGCTTCATCAGGGCCATATGCTCACAGGCAAAGTGGTGGATCACGTCTGAGCGGCAGAAATGAACCCGAGAGGCCAGCCCCACCACTGGAGCAACAATGCATGTGCTCCTGGCAGCTGCCGCCCCCACCAGGCCAGCCAGCAACTGGACTGTCACTATCTCTGAGTAGTGGAGAGGGTAGCAGATGGCAACATAGCGGTCCAGGGCCATGACCAGGAGGATGTTGCAGTCAAAGACAATGAGAAAGTACATGCAGAACATCTGGACCAGGCAGCAAGCCAGGGAGATGTGGATGAAGCGTGTGGAGAAGCTGAGGAGCATGGTGGGCACCACAGTGGTGGCGGCACAGATGTTGATGGCCAGGAGCAGGGTGATGAGCAGGTACATGGGCTGGTGTAGGCTCCGCTGGGCCACCACCGTGTGGATGACCAGGGCATTGGTGGAGACAATCACCAGGTAAAGGCTGAGGAAGGGCAGCAGCAGGAGGGCGCGGTACTCTTGCAGCCCCGGGAAGCCCACCAGGAGGAAGCTGGTGTAGGATGTATTGGAGCTGTCATTGCTCCCCCCTGACATCTTCCCTGGGGAGCAGATGGCTCTGGGAAAAGAAGAGGGTCAGGAGGCCTGGTTTCTGTACCTTGGCCCTTACCAGGACCTGTCCCAGCCTCACCAGGCTAGACTGGGGGCTTTGGTTTTCATGAACTACAATATTTCtatagagaaaatgaagaattatttgttttcatttagagAGACGCATCAAGTAATAACTATCTTCCATAGTcccaacatgttttttttttttttttactcctttctttttctataaaaatccttcattcattttttcactaACAAACCCTTGTTGAGGACCTATTTCGTGCTAGGCTCTATGCTAGGGGCTTGGAACACACAATGAAAAATTGATTGTCTCTGTCTTGAATGAACTCACATTATACTGAGCAAGACTGAAGTgacaagtaaataataaaatgcaatgaGTAACAGGATATTAAAATGGGACCCTTTTTGCTCCAGTTTCAATTGATGTGCCCAAAGCCCAAGAACAAAGCACTAGACAAGTACTCCTTTGTTCATTCCAAACTGAGGTGctcaggggctggcccgtggctcacttgggagagcgtggtgctgacaacaccaagtcaagggttaagatccccttactggtcatcttttaaagaaaaaacaaaacaaaacaaaacaaaaaaacaatctgAGGTGCTGGTGTAGACTTCCTATGTGGGATTGACAGAAGGGGTGGCTGAAAATTGTTGCTGCAATCCTTAGTCCAAAACCCACCTGGAGAGTATAAAAGGTTTGAGGCTGGAGAGTCTGAGAGACAGACAGCCTCTGGAGAGAACTGGCATTTTCCTTTCCCGCCTCCCACAGGGGTGGTGGCAGGGAGATGTTTGCAGAAAATGGAGCTTACTTCTCATCTTGAGCTAGTAAAAGGTGCTTTAAAAAGACACAGCAGTGAATCTAAATTGTGTCTCCATAAGTATGTTATGATCTACACTTTTAGTAACTGTATAAAAAATAGAGATGAATAGAATCATTTGTTCTTAGTGAATCTATTTGTGGTTATCTAGAGATTGCCTCTTTCTCTTGTTGGCATTAGATACGATTTAATGATCTATTCTAGTCATTTGACAGGGATGGACTTTGAGTTGCAGTTATCCACTTTCCTCTCACTTTGATGAATTGGTATTCTTTCCAATTTCTACTCTTTCCCTATGATTTCTCAAAGAATATTGGGAAGAAACCATGAAAACATTTGGTAGTTCTTTCAATAACCCGCAATTGAACTTTTGTTAACATAGTCAGATGTTCTTTTATGATCTCTATCCCATCTTgggttttatttccttctcagcTAGGTTTGCTCTGCCTTTCATGGTTTCAGAGTATTTCATATACAGTAATATAAAAGGTAGAACAGAAATGAGAGATGAGCAGTTTTTCATCTGAGCAAGCCACACAGAACTCTGtttctttggttctttctttctgatcttctccccacccccacccccaccccaacttcTCCTCCTTTTTGGGAACAATCATCTGAAAACTCCATTCTCCCCAGTGCTGGCTGCAAAATTGTTGTTTATTCAGTAATATGGACCTGCAACCCTTGGGGCCATTCTAGGCTGACCTCAAAGTATGAGAGAAGAGGAATGTATGAAGTGGGCACCCTGGAACTGAGGCTAAGGGAGGTGGCCATAGTCCAGGGCAGAGGTTCTCACAGTGGAGTCTGGGGAGTAGCAAGGAAGGCAGGAACTGCTCAGATCTCAAGTTGTTTAGTGGTAGAGAACcacaggggcagggagaggggaagtTCATTGTCCCTGTTCTTCCTTGGCCTCCAGCTGTGATCTTAGCATCAGAGAACCTAGAGACCCACAAAGCCTGAGAACCTTTGGACATCCAAGTGGGGCTGCCCCTTAAGGGGATTGAATTGATTCCTTGTAAGGTTCCCTGATCAGTGGATACCCAGCATCTGGTTCTCTCCGTCTAGTTTTGGGAAGAGCAAAGATTTTTCAGCACATCCTTTTGGGAGGCAGCCCATATTATCAGAGGGTCTTTGTGTGGGACAGAGCCCACTTTTAGGGAGTATCCTGTTGAGCTGGGTGAGGTTTCCTGTCAACTCACCTCACAGGAGACAGCACAGGGTGGGGCTCATactgagaaggaaaagaagggttGGATGCGTGGGAGGCCAGACTGAAAAGGCAGGACCCGAAGCTTAAGCATGCAGGCAGCTCCCAGGGACATGGGGTAGTGGAGTAAAACAGACTTCATCGTGAATCTTGGCCCTGCCACTCACTGCATGTGACTCCGGGCAAAAGATTTATACAATCTTCATCTGTACAAGGGCAGTTACAATACTGGCCTTGCAGGATGACGGGGAGATTAAATTGCTGAAAACTGTAAAGCTGATAAGAAGTGGAGGTGCCTAACCAATGTGAGGAGACTTCTTCCTCTGTGCCTCCTTTTGGAAGGGGAAGGAAGTGGGCCCCGGGCATGGTTCCAAGCCCTGAACATGGGAAGAGAGTTCGGGGACATGAAAAAGGCTGCTTCTTTGGCCAATGGGCTTGGGGACACACACAGGGATCTGTCTTTATTCTACTCTTGAGTCTGTAGCCATACATCTTGTACAATTTCAGTTTCCATCTGTCTGGAAAAGGGAAGGTTTAGCCTTAGATCTGTTCCTCACTCAAAGTGGGGCCCTTCAGGGCATTTGCAGTGTTGCCCCAGTGCTAATAGACACCCTTTCCTGATGGAACCCTGAGTCCTCAGGCACATGGGCTTGCTGGGTGAATGTGGCTGCATCAAGGCTCAGAAGAGAAGGTTGTGAAAGGGGTGGTGGTAATGAG of Cynocephalus volans isolate mCynVol1 chromosome 4, mCynVol1.pri, whole genome shotgun sequence contains these proteins:
- the LOC134374673 gene encoding olfactory receptor 52K1-like codes for the protein MSGGSNDSSNTSYTSFLLVGFPGLQEYRALLLLPFLSLYLVIVSTNALVIHTVVAQRSLHQPMYLLITLLLAINICAATTVVPTMLLSFSTRFIHISLACCLVQMFCMYFLIVFDCNILLVMALDRYVAICYPLHYSEIVTVQLLAGLVGAAAARSTCIVAPVVGLASRVHFCRSDVIHHFACEHMALMKLSCGDISLNKNVGLTVRIFNRVLDMLLLGASYSRIIHAAFRISSGGARSKALNTCSSHLLVIFTVYSSTMSSSIVYRVARTASQDVHNLLSAFYLLLPCLVDPIIYGARTKEIRQQLSTLFQRTQVQVPTKKCQALTSHRELPG